A single window of Leishmania panamensis strain MHOM/PA/94/PSC-1 chromosome 35 sequence DNA harbors:
- the CYP10 gene encoding cyclophilin 10, putative (TriTrypDB/GeneDB-style sysID: LpmP.35.3200), producing the protein MFTRSVISRSTASRHAFMDITIGRQDPQRVSFELFMKKCPVASENFLKLCTGENVLPRVSSIDGIGEPSFRDQFLPQLTYRNTTVHRVCKGYLVQGGDIVSGQGTGQLSIYGEFFDAPEEVKASKFDRMGLLGTAVSAPHLNGSQFFILTADKAPHLNGTCICFGRVVDGWAVVKAIEAIPLTVTGEPVERVVVVDCGKL; encoded by the coding sequence ATGTTTACTCGATCGGTCATTAGCCGGTCCACTGCGTCGCGGCACGCCTTCATGGACATCACAATTGGCAGGCAGGATCCGCAGCGTGTGTCTTTCGAACTTTTTATGAAGAAGTGCCCAGTTGCCTCGGAGAACTTCCTGAAGTTATGCACCGGTGAAAATGTGCTGCCACGGGTGTCCAGCATCGATGGCATCGGTGAGCCATCCTTTCGAGACCAGTTTCTGCCGCAGCTGACGTACCGAAACACGACGGTGCACCGCGTCTGCAAAGGCTATCTTGTGCAAGGCGGCGATATCGTCTCTGGTCAAGGCACGGGTCAGCTTTCCATCTACGGTGAATTCTTCGACGCGCCGGAAGAAGTGAAAGCGTCCAAGTTTGATCGAATGGGTCTCTTAGGCACCGCTGTGAGTGCACCACACTTGAATGGGTCGCAGTTTTTTATCCTGACGGCGGACAAGGCGCCGCACCTCAACGGCACGTGCATCTGCTTCGGCCGTGTCGTGGACGGATGGGCCGTGGTGAAGGCCATCGAGGCCATCCCGCTAACGGTCACTGGCGAGCCAGTGGAGCGGGTTGTAGTGGTTGACTGCGGGAAGCTCTAA
- a CDS encoding hypothetical protein (TriTrypDB/GeneDB-style sysID: LpmP.35.3210) translates to MASVDTQWAIKSLLQLSHHHLRHSAATAFSSPSCLVLPASTSFGSAAKAVQVTAMPRLMRRSCNPSHVILLAKRPSGIAGVTLRQGNRVSWTGLPAAESSPAPAPCSRKTRLLASYLQRRGFAMIPPVATEARSSSPQFRSVERPMPLLLHTNHLIGWKLNDASPAFPVYAHTIAELQRLRSSDVAALRPQHCLIANEYCEWDNWREVLGEPGWDLFSADDATVERLLQDGLPVSTLEREAGLYPVEVL, encoded by the coding sequence ATGGCCTCTGTTGACACCCAGTGGGCCATTAAGTCCCTTCTTCAGCTCAGCCATCATCATCTCCGTCACAGCGCAGCGACAGCCTTCTCGTCGCCATCGTGTCTAGTGCTGCCAGCATCGACGTCCTTCGGGTCTGCCGCcaaggcggtgcaggtgACGGCGATGCCGCGGCTCATGCGAAGGTCCTGCAATCCATCGCATGTAATACTCCTCGCCAAGCGGCCGAGCGGGATTGCAGGAGTGACCCTTAGGCAGGGCAACCGGGTATCGTGGACTGGTCTGCCTGCCGCCGAATCATCGCCGGCGCCTGCCCCGTGCTCACGGAAGACTCGTCTTCTAGCTTCTTACCTCCAGCGGCGCGGCTTTGCTATGATACCTCCCGTGGCCACCGAAGCGCGCTCGTCGTCTCCGCAATTTCGATCCGTAGAGAGGCCgatgccactgctgctccacaCAAACCATCTGATTGGCTGGAAGCTGAACGACGCATCGCCGGCGTTTCCAGTGTACGCGCACACCATTGCCGAGCTTCAAcggttgcgcagcagcgacgtggcCGCTCTGcggccgcagcactgcctcatCGCCAACGAGTACTGCGAGTGGGACAACTGGCGGGAAGTGCTGGGCGAGCCGGGCTGGGACCTCTTCAGCGCTGACGACGCTACAGTggagcgcctcctgcaggaCGGCCTCCCCGTTTCCACGCtagagagggaagcaggGCTGTACCCGGTCGAGGTGCTCTGA